One genomic window of Struthio camelus isolate bStrCam1 chromosome 1, bStrCam1.hap1, whole genome shotgun sequence includes the following:
- the NAGA gene encoding alpha-N-acetylgalactosaminidase isoform X2, which yields MRRAWGLVVAWALSLACGRALDNGLARTPPMGWLAWERFRCNVDCEADPQNCISEKLFFDMADRLAEDGWRELGYNYINIDDCWSAKQRDAAGQLVPDPKRFPRGIKALADYVHSRGLKLGIYGDLGTLTCGGYPGTTVDRVEQDAQTFAQWGVDMLKLDGCYSSGEEQAEGYPKMAKALNATGRPIVYSCSWPAYQGGLPPKVNYTLLAEICNLWRNYGDIQDSWDSVLSIVDWFSAHQDVLQPAAGPGHWNDPDMLIIGNFGLSYEQSRSQMALWTVMAAPLLMSTDLRTISSSAKEILQNRLMIQINQDPLGIQGRRIVKEKFHIEVFLRPLLHSASALVFFSRRTDMPFRYTTSLAKLDFPDSTTYEVNVSCFP from the exons ATGCGCCGGGCCTGGGGGCTGGTGGTGGCCTGGGCGCTGAGCCTGGCCTGCGGCCGGGCCCTGGACAACGGGTTGGCGCGGACCCCGCCGATGGGCTGGTTGGCCTGGGAGAGGTTTCGCTGCAACGTCGACTGCGAAGCAGACCCCCAAAACTGCATCAG TGAGAAGCTCTTCTTTGACATGGCAGACCGCCTGGCAGAGGAcggctggagggagctgggctaCAACTATATCAACATTGACGACTGCTGGTCAGCAAAGCAGAGGGATGCAGCAGGACAGCTGGTTCCTGATCCCAAGAGGTTTCCTCGAGGGATTAAGGCCTTGGCTGACTAT GTCCATTCCCGGGGCCTGAAGCTGGGCATTTATGGAGACCTGGGCACCCTCACCTGTGGGGGCTACCCAGGCACCACAGTGGACCGCGTGGAGCAGGACGCCCAGACCTTTGCGCAGTGGGGTGTGGACATGCTGAAGCTGGATGGGTGCTACTCATCGGGGGAAGAACAGGCGGAGG GCTACCCGAAGATGGCGAAGGCCTTGAACGCGACAGGCCGTCCCATAGTCTACTCCTGCAGCTGGCCGGCATATCAGGGTGGGCTCCCCCCGAAG GTGAACTACACCCTCCTGGCAGAGATCTGCAACCTCTGGCGTAACTATGGTGACATTCAGGACTCCTGGGACAGTGTGCTTTCCATCGTGGACTGGTTCTCCGCACACCAGGAtgtgctgcagccagctgctggccctggccactgGAATGACCCAGACATG CTCATCATTGGAAACTTTGGCCTTAGCTACGAGCAGTCACGCTCCCAAATGGCCTTGTGGACAGTGATGGCAGCTCCACTCCTCATGTCCACTGACCTTCGCACCATCTCCTCAAGCGCCAAGGAGATCCTGCAGAACCGGCTGATGATCCAGATCAACCAGGATCCCCTGGGAATCCAGGGACGTAGGATTGTCAAG GAGAAATTCCACATCGAGGTGTTCCTGCGCCCACTATTGCACTCTGCCAGCGCTCTCGTCTTCTTCAGCCGGAGGACAGACATGCCATTCCGCTACACCACCAGCCTGGCCAAGCTCGACTTCCCAGACAGCACCACGTATGAG GTGAATGTTTCCTGCTTCCCATGA
- the NAGA gene encoding alpha-N-acetylgalactosaminidase isoform X1 produces the protein MRRAWGLVVAWALSLACGRALDNGLARTPPMGWLAWERFRCNVDCEADPQNCISEKLFFDMADRLAEDGWRELGYNYINIDDCWSAKQRDAAGQLVPDPKRFPRGIKALADYVHSRGLKLGIYGDLGTLTCGGYPGTTVDRVEQDAQTFAQWGVDMLKLDGCYSSGEEQAEGYPKMAKALNATGRPIVYSCSWPAYQGGLPPKVNYTLLAEICNLWRNYGDIQDSWDSVLSIVDWFSAHQDVLQPAAGPGHWNDPDMLIIGNFGLSYEQSRSQMALWTVMAAPLLMSTDLRTISSSAKEILQNRLMIQINQDPLGIQGRRIVKEKFHIEVFLRPLLHSASALVFFSRRTDMPFRYTTSLAKLDFPDSTTYEVQDVYSGKIISGLKTGDNFTVVINPSGVVMWYLYPMAQPWRLVRQQGPRGDISPVVL, from the exons ATGCGCCGGGCCTGGGGGCTGGTGGTGGCCTGGGCGCTGAGCCTGGCCTGCGGCCGGGCCCTGGACAACGGGTTGGCGCGGACCCCGCCGATGGGCTGGTTGGCCTGGGAGAGGTTTCGCTGCAACGTCGACTGCGAAGCAGACCCCCAAAACTGCATCAG TGAGAAGCTCTTCTTTGACATGGCAGACCGCCTGGCAGAGGAcggctggagggagctgggctaCAACTATATCAACATTGACGACTGCTGGTCAGCAAAGCAGAGGGATGCAGCAGGACAGCTGGTTCCTGATCCCAAGAGGTTTCCTCGAGGGATTAAGGCCTTGGCTGACTAT GTCCATTCCCGGGGCCTGAAGCTGGGCATTTATGGAGACCTGGGCACCCTCACCTGTGGGGGCTACCCAGGCACCACAGTGGACCGCGTGGAGCAGGACGCCCAGACCTTTGCGCAGTGGGGTGTGGACATGCTGAAGCTGGATGGGTGCTACTCATCGGGGGAAGAACAGGCGGAGG GCTACCCGAAGATGGCGAAGGCCTTGAACGCGACAGGCCGTCCCATAGTCTACTCCTGCAGCTGGCCGGCATATCAGGGTGGGCTCCCCCCGAAG GTGAACTACACCCTCCTGGCAGAGATCTGCAACCTCTGGCGTAACTATGGTGACATTCAGGACTCCTGGGACAGTGTGCTTTCCATCGTGGACTGGTTCTCCGCACACCAGGAtgtgctgcagccagctgctggccctggccactgGAATGACCCAGACATG CTCATCATTGGAAACTTTGGCCTTAGCTACGAGCAGTCACGCTCCCAAATGGCCTTGTGGACAGTGATGGCAGCTCCACTCCTCATGTCCACTGACCTTCGCACCATCTCCTCAAGCGCCAAGGAGATCCTGCAGAACCGGCTGATGATCCAGATCAACCAGGATCCCCTGGGAATCCAGGGACGTAGGATTGTCAAG GAGAAATTCCACATCGAGGTGTTCCTGCGCCCACTATTGCACTCTGCCAGCGCTCTCGTCTTCTTCAGCCGGAGGACAGACATGCCATTCCGCTACACCACCAGCCTGGCCAAGCTCGACTTCCCAGACAGCACCACGTATGAG GTCCAAGACGTGTACAGTGGGAAGATCATCAGCGGCTTAAAGACAGGAGACAACTTCACAGTCGTGATTAACCCCTCAGGAGTGGTGATGTGGTATCTCTACCCCATGGCGCAGCCCTGGCGCTTAGTCAGACAGCAAGGCCCCAGGGGAGATATAAGCCCCGTCGTCCTGTGA